Proteins from a genomic interval of Treponema succinifaciens DSM 2489:
- a CDS encoding 3'-5' exonuclease, giving the protein MAFKIFNSFRNLAREFYSGKTFVAFDTETTGLKAEKEFIIEIGAVKFNCDGIIGEPFDILIKPPIELPQFIKDLTHITDKMISCCPCAKEAVPQFLNFVGGKETVLVAHNAQFDLGFINSELKRFSHPELPNVCIDTLNASRWAYPDFIKEQEKGQYKLQSLAKRFGIEAKAAHRANDDARLCMEIFKRIISDTMDKQKNFSIDKIKRNPVQIELF; this is encoded by the coding sequence ATGGCATTTAAAATCTTCAACAGTTTTAGAAACCTCGCAAGGGAATTTTATTCAGGAAAAACTTTTGTGGCATTCGACACAGAAACCACAGGACTAAAAGCTGAAAAAGAATTCATAATAGAAATCGGCGCTGTAAAATTCAACTGCGATGGAATTATCGGTGAACCGTTTGATATTTTAATAAAGCCGCCAATAGAACTTCCGCAGTTCATAAAAGACCTAACACATATCACAGACAAAATGATTTCATGCTGCCCATGCGCAAAAGAAGCTGTCCCGCAGTTTTTAAATTTTGTCGGCGGAAAAGAAACTGTTCTTGTAGCGCACAATGCGCAGTTTGACTTAGGCTTTATAAATTCTGAGTTAAAAAGATTCAGCCATCCAGAACTTCCAAACGTTTGCATCGATACATTGAACGCCTCAAGATGGGCATATCCTGATTTCATAAAGGAACAGGAAAAAGGCCAATACAAACTTCAAAGCCTTGCAAAAAGATTTGGAATAGAAGCAAAAGCAGCACACCGCGCAAACGATGACGCAAGACTTTGCATGGAAATTTTCAAGCGGATAATAAGCGACACAATGGACAAGCAGAAAAATTTTTCAATAGACAAAATCAAAAGAAATCCAGTTCAAATCGAATTGTTCTAA